The Epinephelus fuscoguttatus linkage group LG7, E.fuscoguttatus.final_Chr_v1 DNA window TGTTCAGCGTAGTtctcagttggttgcaatctgtaacctcaccactagatgccaccgTATCCTCCATACTAGACCTTTAAGTGAAAATCTTAGTGATTACAAAATTCTTATTAGAATCGATATTGCCTTTAGAACATGCGTCTCTACGTCATACATCATTGGAAGTAATGGACATAAACAGCAGTGTAGTAAAACTAATACAACACTCTGCTACTTCATGACTCTTACCTCTTCTTGATCTGCGCTGTCCAGGTCTCTCCACTCCTCAATTGGCTTCGCCAGGTCAAGGGTGTTCATGGGTATTTTAATCTCTCCGATGACATCATGCTTAGAGAAGCGATCAAAGTCATACACTGACATTACCAGAGTCTTTCCTCCCATCTCTTGGAATGGAATCTAGAAGACAGAAGGTAATCCCATTCAattttaaagggtttttggaCACATCTCAGACTTACAGTGTGAGTCAGATCAGAACTACAGAGCATTACGGGTTGTGACTTTGGCCTGGAGCTCAAAATGGCCTGACTTAAAAACATGCAGCCTCAGCAGAACCCGTCTGACTTTGACAAGGAAAAGGTTTTGGAATTGTTTTCATAGAGCTGTGTCAGCAGCAGGTGAGGTGCACCAGAGGTGGCCCTCTCCTTTAATTTGATTCTGTGCCACATTCTCCTTGTCAGACACCTTCAATATGTCTGCTGCTTTTTTATCACTGCTGGCCAGAGGTGTATGAGAAAAAGAAATCAGATTCTAAGCAGCTGCTAAGCGGTCACCGACGCAGAGAAAGACAGGAGGAGAATTCCACCTTTACCAGGACCTGTCCACGAATCAAACAGCTTGGGGTTCATGTTGTTTTAATAAGTAATAAGTAAAGGGTGACCACGAGCTGTTTCAGCTTACCTTGAAGGTAAAGGTCTCATTGAAGACAGGATTGAGTGTTTTCTTGTGAACCTTTGTGTcaaacttcttcttcttatcaGGGAGGACGAAGACCTTGACGTAGGGGTCGGAGGTGCCACCGCTGTCCATGGAGAGGAGATCAGCCGCTTGCAGGATTCCCACAGTCAGCTGGGGAGGCAGGAGAGAGGAAGTATGTGATTAGAAGTCAGCGAGCATTTCCTCAGCTCACCTTGTCcttgatgctgtttttcttttttgataatCAACCGTGAAAAAACAGGCCAAAGGCTCCTCATTTggacaagaaaatgaaaaacaaacaaccgCTCGCCTTGTTCTCCTGGAAGTCATAATCAATGGAGTACTGCAGCTTCCCGagcttttctttctcctttacttcctcctctttctcgtCTCCAGTCAGTCCGGGTTCGACatcatcttcttcatcatcatcatcctgttgtttctgcacagacagagaggaagggggGGCAGGCAGCAGAGGAAAGGAAGAGTGAGAGGGCGTTTCCGAGGTGGCGGCTGTGCTGAACACTAAACCTCGGGCATCAGCAGTCGGGTTAGCCACAGCACCTACCTGCCACTTACCCCCGCTCACCCCGGTGTTACTAGTGCAATCTGTTCATCGATGGCCACGGTTGCAACCTGACTTGATTTCACTATTTCTTGGGTGACaccatttgctgttttttttttctttcaggggCATTACAGGTGTGTGAAAAACTGCTAAAATCAGATGTAGGGAGTTTCTCTCCGACTATAAAATGTTGTAGAAATGCCATTTCAATAGAGCTCTGTGTTATTGTGAAAAgagtggagagagacagagagagaaacagcagGATAAAAACAGTCAATATACAGGGGGTGGACAGAAAAACAGGAACACCTTACAGTATGCCACAATCTAACACATCAGCCATGCAGAAACCTCTGGAAGTTCTCCCTTTTTCACTCTTAAAAACATGATTGTTAAGCCTTTCCAAATCAATATAAGTGACTTGTATAGCTGCCTGTAAATGTGATATTACagggggtggacaaaataactGGAACTCTGAGGCCCTCTGAAGGGAATGCCTCGCGGCTACACAGGCAGCTACACAAATTCTGAATATGACTCATACCTAATGAGTCACGTTAACTTGttaaaaaagttaaagaaaTCGTGACTGTATATCCCACACAGCAGAAAGCTGTATCAGCAAAAATGAGACAAAGTCACAAGTAAGCAGACTGAAGGACATTATGGGATGTTTTCTTAAAAACACCACAAGgttcacactttaaaaaaaaaaaaaagcacaaatgaTTCATTTAAGGTTATTTATGGGGGCCTATGAGTATAAAATGAGACTAGTTACTTTCTATAACTGTACTTTTTGTCCTATTATTGCTCCAGGGACATTTCTACACATGTTTTGGGACTAGCCTCTTGCAGCTACTATTTGGAAATGTGTTAATGATTCTTTATCAGATTTGAGCTAAGGTCCAAATCCATCTCTCTATCTTCTTGATGACAATTCATCCTTTATGCTTCACCAACATAGGCCACTGTTTGCAGACTTTCCCCTCAGCCTCTCTTCGTGGTCATATTGGATTCTGGCCTTCAATAAAATAGCTAACTTAATAGAACGTGCCTGAAACAATGTGGGCATGGATGGATTGGAGGTATTGGCTGGTATTCAACTCGTGGACTGCCACCGGTCTATCagtaataagataaagtttacAGATGAcagtggccgatgtttttctgttgtgtcgcGTTAATTTTCAGCGGGCTAAAAAGCAGAGTTCAAGACTAACCGTGTCCCATTCTGGGGACAATAAAAGACGTGTTTGGGATGAACCGAGATCTTCCTGAGACTTCTTCGGAACGAAAGgacacagtaaactcactatcgaCGCCTCAAAAAACGCACTCTATGGTTTCCCTCATCCGACATTGTacacaacaaatctgtgttgaaatcagcaggaggagagccaGTTACAGTTAGCTGTTTGCAGCCGATGGCCAGAACTACCagcaggtcatccactaatctgaagatcagtggttcgatccctggctcctccagtccgcatgtccaagtatccttgagcaagatactgaacccaatatggctcccgatggctgttccatcagtgtgagtgtgttaaagctCTACAGCAGGTCGCACCTTGTACGGTAGTCTCGGCCACCATTatttgaaggtgtgtgtgaatgggtgaatgtggctctttgtgtaaaaagcgctttgagtggtcggaagactagaaaggagagatacaagtgcaagtccatttaccatttacaatTTACAAAGTTGCAATGAGTTACATTATGCTACGTTCAATTATATCAGTGTTAGGTGAAAAATatatcatgatgtgttcaaatcttgtaaaatttgttttttggtgggGAAACTTGAATAGATACAGCTGATTGAAGGAGAAATCCCTTGATGTTTTCTCAGTATtttaaaatagatattagagggAGAATTTTAAGTTTAAGTATAAGTTTTTCATGGTTAAGAAGGTTATATTAAAGGTTGTGTAATAAATTTGTATGATTAAAATTGTGCTCTTTTAAAGGTAGTGTTGTGAAGCACTGAATGACTTTTAGTTCAGTTACATTTTGtaatgaagatttctttgtttccctggcacaaaaaggggaataaataacaacaaaaacaatcaacTATCAGCCAAGTTGTTGATATAGTTTGTAGATGTTGTGCCTAAAACACAATTAACATTTGACCCCCTACCCCAAAAGAAAAGGCACCATAAAGATCAGTCTTCTTGAAACAAAAGTGAGCCCTTCAAACTAGTCTTTACTGCAGAGCTATTGCAGTGCATTGCACTATAGTGCAAGGCATTCTTGTTATATTGTCCACCCCGTGTAcagcatttcaaacacaagctgTCACAAGAATCAGAGCATCCTTCCTGAGAGGAACTGAAGGACGGAGCTTTGAGGAAACGCTGTGATTTGATCAAACTCCTGACGCAGTGATTCCTGACACTCTTCCTCGAAAAGCTCTCAAACTTCAGGCGAATATCCTCAAACTGACGCCATAAGCTGTTCGACAAACAGGTTTATTTCCAGCCAGACAATGTTAACTGTGTGCCATTTATCGCCTCCTGACATCCCCAAGTTTCATTAATGTGTTTGCACTCGTATTGCTGATAGGattttgctgctgttattgTACTCTGGCCTGATTATTGTAGCTAACTGAATTGCTGTATTATTCCGCAATTTATTCCGAACAGAGTCCAGATTTTCCAGCTGATACTTCAATGTGAATTATTGTGACTCTTGATCATATGCTAGAACAAAAATCAGCACTTCACTGATACTTAATGGCTCCTGAGATGATTGATgaataagataaataaatctTGCCTTTACATCACACCCAGTGCCTCCTCAGTTTCTCATCTCTTTAGAGGCGGTCGTGACTAATCGTGTTAAAGCAATATGCTCTGATATGCACATTACAGTAAAGTTTCTGATTCTGCGTGAAGCTGGATAATATCTCAGTATGGCCTACTGTCCTATGGCTGTCTTcttgaaaaaacactgatgtctTCGCAAGACTGGAGGGTCCAGCTACTCACTGATGAGCTGGAAGAGGAAcagggcacacacacagataatacacacaccatcacactcACTACACACCATACTGTACCgtacacacactcgcacacacgtTTGCTTACATGCAGGCTCTCATGCATGCTTAAacactcttcctccctctctcacgCACATATTCTCACACAATATCCTTATATGTGGCATTCTCTGTCTTTATTGTGGTAAATGCTTTTCATTCAAGCATGCCAGGCCACACAATGCAGGATCCAAGTTTCTATTTGGCGGCAAATGTAAAATGGATTACCTCATCATTTCTGAAGATAAAAGTAATGCTTTAATTTTTCTAAAAACTACTTGTGCAGCAAATTTTTGTCAAACCCAAAAATTTCTCTTCATGTGTTCTGAGTGAAATGTACACATCCATGGAGGGATCATGCTACATTGAGAATTTCTAGTCGTTCTCAAACTTCCAGTGGGGGTTCAAAGACAAAGACATGGTTTGTCTGAATGTATGCCCTTTGGTGAACTCAGTGGGGTGAATCATGAGCCCAATATTAAGGTTTTCATTACGACAAATGTGCGTTAAAGCAGCCAGTTGATTGTTTAACTTTGGATGGACTAAAATCAAAGCCAAGTGAGGCGTGGGCAAACATTCTGGCCCACCATTTCTCCTCAGTGAGACCCGAGTGCTTCAGGGAGAGAGGAGGTCAATGACTTGTCACCGAGTATGTCAGCAGCATGGGTCATCCAGGAAAGTTACTCTCAAGTCAAGTTGTGGCCATTCAATGGTACCTACTGCAAGGGAATATGCTGGTCTTTGTCAAGAGATACAAACAGCTTTATCTGTCATGGAACTCGGAGCGTGTTTGCACGCAAGTGGGGGCGCAGCATGTTAATTTCAGACCCACGTCAGCGTAATTCTGGAGGTTTGTGATGTGTCCGTTTTTTTGGTCGTGTTGCACAATCGAGGCCTGTCACGGTGGAAACATGCTCAAAGCTCTCAGTTAGGTAAAGTTCCAGCTTATTATTTGACAAATATCCAGCTTACCCCTTGCACATGCATGTTAGTGATCTCTAGTGAGTTGCTGAGTGCACTCGTCATTCAAAGGCTCAACCATAGGATGAGTTTCATGTTCATTTCAAACCATGGACACTTAAACACGTCTCTGTtctgttggggttttttttgccaaaataatTGCAATCTCTGGGTATTCAAGACATAGCAGTTGGTGCGGCATATCAGTTCAGTGGATTTTGCGAAGCAGCTTAATCGCTCCCATAGATTCCTCAAGCACCCGCAGCACCTAAGCTTGCAAAAAACTAAGGAAGCCATAGCACTCATTGTCATCATCACTGCAATCCAACCCCTCCAAGCCCAAGCCCACCCAACCCCCCCACCACCGCTCCCCCCCTGCCCTGGTCTGCGCTTACTCAGAGCGGCCAGAGAGGGGCGCCGCGTGCTATCAGACCTACCGTAGGCAGAGAAGTCCACCACAGTCAAGATACACGGAGCACACATAAGACACAAAGCAGgaaggaggagagcagagacaaAGGAAGAGATTGAACTCACAGCAGACACCAAAGAAGTGTAATCACAGCAAATGTAGTCAGCTACACTGTGGGGAGCGAGGAAAATGACAGATAGAGAAGCCTCCTCATTAGCACAATCATATCTTGTGCAGCAGGGCCGTCGGGTTTTTAAAATAACTCCACATTTTTTGGGATATATTCATATTGTACTatgtcaaatcatccatcacgtatgtgtgaaaaataataattacaggCCCCAAAACAACAGCATTGTGCTAACTACTAATTTTCATAATTACTCTTTAATGACTGGGGAAAACAATGGTTGGGCTGAATAGATATGAGTCCTGTCATTTTCCACTCAAATCCCAAAGCACAAGTGAGAGAAAGAGcaacaataacattaatgacaaatacattaaataacaaaaaaaaaaacaaaaaagaaagaaagagaaaaatgaaaaataatcatgGTGGATAAAGAATGTAATTAACACCTGCGGAGAACACACTGACTGGGTTAGAAAGGCATTCAAGAGTTAAACAGCCTGTACAAATGATGTGTAATCTGATACTTCTTAAACAGGAAACTTGTTACTGGAATAAAATGTGCAACACAGGGCCCACTGTTATAGGATTAGCTGTGCCATGCtacatcagtgtttcccctcTATTCCAGTACAAAGCTACACTGTAGGCCCCACAGCTGTTACACAATCAGTCCCTTCAGGATTACGCGGGCTGTTTTTGACATTGTCGTGGCCTGAAATGCCTTATTTCGTGACAACTTTTCAAAAAAACTGCAATGTTTACAGGAAGTTTTTAGAATTAAACTGCGGGGGCAAGTGAAAATCGCAAAAATGGTTGTGACGCTGTCTCAGATTCAGAGCTTATTACTTTGagtattcagtgttttccacaAAATTAGAGTCTATTTGTGACGTTGGTCGTGGTGTCGGGGAGGCAGCAACACCTGATAGCTGACGATCAACGCAGTGCTGACGGACCGTCTCCATGAGCGGCTCTCCTACCGCTCTTTCTGCCTGGTAAGCAGGAGCTAAAACAGCACAACACGATCTCATCACTACTCATCATGTTTTGATGCTTGGGCTGAAGCGCCACCGCAGCGCTTAACATCCGACACCGAGCCGTTAATACCGACGTGGAAACAACCCGACTCTGTCCTTAAACTTATTAATAAACGTTTGGTAACATCATCATAAGTGCTATgtcgtagaagaagaagaagaagcttcttggatgagaggtgaaacgtcttcaagagacgcaagcaagtccagttgcctacgatatagcacttatgattaccatgacctggatgactaagaatcttcaccgacatgtTTGGTTAGTTCAATCAGAAGAGACTAATTTTTAGTGAGAAGAATTTGCGCATATGTATGAAAAATGTGATAAGTCTTTACCGATTAGACCCCATTAAGATGGTATATATAttaaaggagggtgatgaatccatagtagAACAGGAAATGCCCCTGGGTCTAGAccctggtggtggtagaggtggtgaagataaTATGAAGATGTGGAGAAGACAGAGAGGTGCTGATGATCTAGATGAGTAGAGAAACGGGCCTTTAGTGAActcgtcctggactctggatacgataGCTAGACGTTAACGAGGTGGAGGAAGGCGCGACagttctgcctaaaatgacaggtGACAGGAGCGCCTAGCAGCTCAGTAGGTAGggcgggcgccccatgtacaaagacagtgtccttgctgcagcagccgctGATTCAATTTGCGCCCACGGCCCTTTGCTGCTTGtcgtcccctctctctcccactttcACACTTAAAAAAACCCTATTCTGTCATTAATGATGAAAAAGCccctaaaaataatctttaaatgaCGGCTGacgacagcagaggagagatcAGATTTTAAATTTTGCAGTAACATCCTAATTGGCTGATggagatcgtggcaaagtttgattggacacctagaagagtgaacacctatagtcagctgattggaggaagcagtgggagtgagaTGGAGAGAACTGTGAAcagatgagcacaaagaaagtcttcctgattgaacttgtGCTGAGCATCATTAGTGTGATGCTAACATTTAGCcccgtcactgtgtgtgtgtgtgtgtgtgtgtgtgtgtatgtgtgagtctcAGGCACAGAGCTCCGGTCCTGCAGCATCAGTCTCATAATAAACAGAGACAGATGGGGTCTGAGAGAATCAATACGCCGCActcagctctacaatgaaatgagattttacttgttttaaaaagtcaaatttgtGGTTAAATTGCTGTGATTGGACAGAATTGAAAGGTTGCGCAGAATTCACAGGGACTGGCTGAGTTTGTGTTAATTGTTACAATCGCAAAAacgcaacatcctggagggactgcaTAATAGGCTCATCAACAGGCTAAAGTTGTCTTTGGTGTGCGTCGCTTTGTTCACAATGTAGGCGGAAATCCCCTCAGCTGTGATGCGACCCCCTGCGGAACAACATACCTCTCCCCCTTTCAGGTTCTTCATTCCCATGTCCCCCTTCCCCTTCTTGcccttcttgttcttcttcttcttgcaaCAGCATTTCTTGATGATGCAGAAGCAGCATGTTAGAATGAGTAAAGCAGCGACCACGGCAATGGCAATGATGGCCCAGGACGGCACTGAGGGAAACATACAGACCAATGTATAGAATGGCACATCCATACcgaaagagaagagaaagagaagaaaaaaaggcaaaatactTTGACATTTGACCAACCAATCATTTAGCCTACTCCATGTCATGTCCTGGGCCAAATATATTTAGTAAGAGGTGCTAGGTTAGCAATTAGATTGGGTGAAAATTAGATTTCTCTGCCATTAGGAAGGGCAGCCAGTGATCAATACTGAATAAAGACATTATGAGGCTgccgatgcctgcagctaaacagaaAATCTAATTCTAAAATCATTGCTTAGAGCCACATCAATACAGGTTGGTTGATCGCAACAGGTTTGGATTTCGTCTGGCACTCACGTGGAATCTTGTCGATTTCATTTAGGAACTTGTTTTTGATCTCGTCGAAGGCATCGTTCTTGTTGACCGGCTCTGTGGCGTTGTCGGCAGAGACTGATGCGACGGGGGCTGGAGTCACAGTCAAGGCACTGGCCCCCGTTGGCTTAGCAGCGACCATGGGCGTTGTCTGATGCCGGAACAAGTTCCACTTCGTCATTTAAGCTGCACACACAGTCCCTGAAAAACAGCATGAAAACGCTGTCATTAAGGAAGAGGCCAGAGTATCCTGCCATCTTTATATTCCACTTGCGTGTCAAATTATTCACACGCAGACACTGACGGGTGCTCAGCGAAGGTTTGAGACAAGGTTTTGGGAccatttgaaaaagaaaaatcacacaGAGGATTCAGGTTTGTTGTGCAAATACACATATTGTGgcctttaaggaaaaaaaaggtgatgacacacaggtTCTGTAGTTCATAATAATGCATTAAGCCACCAGAAAACAATCAAAATGGGGAATTAATAATCATCTATTTCCAAAATACCACCTGTCATGGTTTGTTTAATTTAACTGCCTAAGTGGATGCATGAGGTTTAGTAACTTACACGTTAATAGAgctgtgaaaataatgaaaaaggaTCAAAAGGTTCCTGTAACTCAGGTGGTAGAGAGCTGTTATGAGACTGGTGGTTTGATCCGTGGCAaaacactgaaccccaaattacaACTTATAAAACGGAGAGTTCCAGTTCTTGATTGGCCGAGTCGCATTCGAAACCACTGTAAAATACTTCCTCAACACACAGCTGTGTCCGCCTCACAATTTCAGTACTGCTGCCCCAGTTTGTCACCTATTGTTATATAGGAGGCAGAGCTAAAGAGGGCAAACTGCTAACTGAGCCTGAATCATTTATCATCCACCCGGACGAGGACGGTCAGGAGAACTCAACGCTGACATTTGATGAATGCACAAAGATGCCTCAAAAGAAACTGCTTCCTGCCACTTCATTGGAAAAATACTTGTCATTACTGCTACCCAAACCAGGGCCTTTTACCTCCACCCAGAGTGGACAAACTACACCAATGATCTATGGTAAGTTAAAGATATACTCcgaggattttcctaaaaagacaatgtatagactcatacagaagtaatccctctcaatcatcgcTTACGACcaactagaagtgtgtggcagtgtatttttctgcaaagactctgccctctgcctgtacttTCTTATttccttcttattttctgtgtttgtaatgtttatgggcgtgtacccccacagtgagcaggatccatactaaaaatacttgtacggacaaaagccaaaagaatattcgacagtttctacaatcaggcttccaccttaCCATCTGGttgccaatttcctgtctccacaATCTTCATAACCATGGGTCAAAGCTTTTATAGATAACAACTTTTCCGTGGGAAGTTGCGTACGGCTCTTTTAGGCCTCATTTTATGTGtacacaatgtttataaatgagaccccaggtgccagactgttaACAGCAGTCATCCAAGAGTCATGGCGCCGATAAAACGtaaatatagtgaggcaaaacACCAAATCAGAGTAAATCTGGAATTGGCTTTTACCTTTATTTTCACTGGTcattgtgtttacaaacagtaaccgacaatcctgcatagtatactttGAACGATGTAACTTTAGCTAGCTTGTGTATTATTATCTGTAGCCTATGGTGCTCACTTTTCTCTAGCTTTGTTGTCAAATGTTAGCAATATCATTTTTGTCAGTGTATCCCGGTTACTCAGCAGGTAATGGGGCTACAAGTCACCGGGCTACATTGTAACAACAGCTCGGGTAAAGAGAACGTAAGTTGCCAATGgtcaatacattgttttttacttGACTCCATGGGGCTGAACTTCTTTGCCTCCATGTTGCCACAGATTTGTAAAGCAGCCAGCACTTTCCGCTGTGTCTTGGCGTTGCTTGGCAACTATTATACTAAATGTTGCTGAAGAACTACAATGCTTAAGGGAAGTATGGCTGTTATCAATAAATTGTTGCATATTTTgcagctgtatttattttctgaaaCATTGTCAGGTGTGTGTAGTAATCATTTTATAACAGCAATAAGCAGCGAGAGGCTGTGATTTAAACTGTTCTAAAATCAGTCTAAACCCCAGCCTCTTGTAGCTTATTGCATAATTATAAGTGTGCAAGAGTAAAACTGGAGAAACTTGGCAAAAAGtgccaaataaatgtagtgtGATGTAATTCAGGAGCACTGGCAATAACACATAGATATATCAATTATATCTAGGGCGTCTGCT harbors:
- the LOC125891410 gene encoding synaptotagmin-2-like isoform X1, with amino-acid sequence MTKWNLFRHQTTPMVAAKPTGASALTVTPAPVASVSADNATEPVNKNDAFDEIKNKFLNEIDKIPLPSWAIIAIAVVAALLILTCCFCIIKKCCCKKKKNKKGKKGKGDMGMKNLKGGEKQQDDDDEEDDVEPGLTGDEKEEEVKEKEKLGKLQYSIDYDFQENKLTVGILQAADLLSMDSGGTSDPYVKVFVLPDKKKKFDTKVHKKTLNPVFNETFTFKIPFQEMGGKTLVMSVYDFDRFSKHDVIGEIKIPMNTLDLAKPIEEWRDLDSADQEEPEKLGDICISLRYVPTAGKLTICILEAKNLKKMDVGGLSDPYVKINLLQNGKRLKKKKTTVKKNTLNPYYNESFSFEIPLEQMQKIIAVITVLDYDKIGKNDAIGKILVGSKCTGAGLKHWSDMLANPRRPIAQWHPLQPEEEVDAAIAALNAKK
- the LOC125891410 gene encoding synaptotagmin-2-like isoform X2, with translation MTKWNLFRHQTTPMVAAKPTGASALTVTPAPVASVSADNATEPVNKNDAFDEIKNKFLNEIDKIPLPSWAIIAIAVVAALLILTCCFCIIKKCCCKKKKNKKGKKGKGDMGMKNLKGGEDDDDEEDDVEPGLTGDEKEEEVKEKEKLGKLQYSIDYDFQENKLTVGILQAADLLSMDSGGTSDPYVKVFVLPDKKKKFDTKVHKKTLNPVFNETFTFKIPFQEMGGKTLVMSVYDFDRFSKHDVIGEIKIPMNTLDLAKPIEEWRDLDSADQEEPEKLGDICISLRYVPTAGKLTICILEAKNLKKMDVGGLSDPYVKINLLQNGKRLKKKKTTVKKNTLNPYYNESFSFEIPLEQMQKIIAVITVLDYDKIGKNDAIGKILVGSKCTGAGLKHWSDMLANPRRPIAQWHPLQPEEEVDAAIAALNAKK